One window from the genome of Eucalyptus grandis isolate ANBG69807.140 chromosome 7, ASM1654582v1, whole genome shotgun sequence encodes:
- the LOC120285939 gene encoding uncharacterized protein LOC120285939 isoform X2: MRRRSSETDRGGGAGSREGSGSGGSDAAEGGNLGAEKPARSGVEEEEVLLSGDGGDAGVALRSEEESESKLRARGGRQVMRRSSMVAKQVISIESALGLGFVSQLWVDTLSVTLNGNEGLKVLSL; this comes from the exons ATGCGGCGGCGCAGCTCGGAGACGGACCGAGGCGGCGGCGCGGGATCGAGGGAGGGAAGTGGGAGCGGCGGGAGTGATGCGGCGGAAGGCGGAAACTTGGGCGCCGAAAAGCCGGCGCGGTCCGGTgtggaagaggaggaggtgctcctaagcggcgacggcggcgatgcCGGCGTCGCGTTGAGGAGCGAAGAGGAATCGGAGAGTAAATTGAGGGCGAGGGGTGGGCGACAGGTGATGAGGCGATCGAGCATGGTGGCGAAGCAAGTGATCAGCATCGAATCTGCTCTTGGCTTGGGGTTCGTCTCTCAGCTCTGGGTGGATACCCTCTCG GTGACTTTGAACGGTAACGAAGGCTTAAAAGTGTTGTCCTTATAA
- the LOC120285939 gene encoding uncharacterized protein LOC120285939 isoform X1: protein MRRRSSETDRGGGAGSREGSGSGGSDAAEGGNLGAEKPARSGVEEEEVLLSGDGGDAGVALRSEEESESKLRARGGRQVMRRSSMVAKQVISIESALGLGFVSQLWVDTLSFSVVCCGKQKSKLSLEVSTLSG from the exons ATGCGGCGGCGCAGCTCGGAGACGGACCGAGGCGGCGGCGCGGGATCGAGGGAGGGAAGTGGGAGCGGCGGGAGTGATGCGGCGGAAGGCGGAAACTTGGGCGCCGAAAAGCCGGCGCGGTCCGGTgtggaagaggaggaggtgctcctaagcggcgacggcggcgatgcCGGCGTCGCGTTGAGGAGCGAAGAGGAATCGGAGAGTAAATTGAGGGCGAGGGGTGGGCGACAGGTGATGAGGCGATCGAGCATGGTGGCGAAGCAAGTGATCAGCATCGAATCTGCTCTTGGCTTGGGGTTCGTCTCTCAGCTCTGGGTGGATACCCTCTCG TTTTCTGTTGTCTGTTGTGGGAAGCAAAAGTCGAAGTTATCTCTAGAAGTGTCGACGCTTTCTGGGTAA